In Mercenaria mercenaria strain notata chromosome 15, MADL_Memer_1, whole genome shotgun sequence, a single genomic region encodes these proteins:
- the LOC123556510 gene encoding uncharacterized protein LOC123556510 isoform X1 — protein sequence MLALFFEWNALKTTSRNQECERATQARMDVSLLPDYLCDIKALRENIRVIQYLSLLAYETLFDKNKEIKLTFSNSALERLNIPNNVIKYCLNIGILTEEQDVSLPASSSQQSLFSFFHKSLQEYLAAVYVASRLKEMLKSLKLFPNYDDDLADVCKTCLRKYFGTCKTVVDILDQSNVLIMLCGLEPQLLTNVSEYIYDVTLVDKSAVQERNTVPQDSFSSNHHNLIKDIQMCIFMCIEEAMSSAKNVHTPVYIADIYVSHSTDLLRYCEYVVSKYVLSIDLDRFWCFMKKTDNETVYLAVKHLGKCDQLKAIKSSISDDRINNEITKILDTNVFTLETVSFLETDKKIITHLVSILPKMQQLTSLQMKGTISDRIPHDVCSSLCTYLNQNTSLNHIAFNIYSEKFCMVSCNIDNLETCTLSIENVDMMKQMCNCLCEADKLKHLELYAGFFMRSYKTVTKNLTRLLPSLVSLSSLTLWDFSFTDNIIARPCDIKNLKEITLQEVTLSLPTWCKFIDSLPALPQVATVETFDMDIRDGTILEIRICDIEQKAAARQYVREKTNLFRVTRDDTFGFCFTTKKVRL from the coding sequence ATGTTAGCGCTCTTTTTTGAATGGAATGCGCTGAAGACGACTTCAAGAAATCAAGAATGCGAGAGAGCTACACAAGCACGTATGGACGTTTCACTTTTGCCTGACTACTTATGTGATATCAAGGCCCTCCGAGAAAACATCCGTGTTATACAGTATCTTTCACTGTTAGCGTACGAAACCCTTTTtgacaaaaacaaagaaatcaaaCTGACGTTCAGTAACTCAGCATTAGAACGCCTGAACATACCAAATAACGTAATAAAGTATTGTCTGAACATAGGCATCTTAACAGAAGAGCAAGACGTAAGTTTACCTGCAAGTTCAAGTCAAcaatcattattttcattttttcacaagtCATTGCAAGAATACTTAGCCGCAGTGTATGTCGCTAGTAGGCTAAAAGAAATGTTGAAGTCGCTGAAATTATTTCCGAACTATGACGATGATCTTGCAGACGTTTGCAAAACGTGCTTAAGGAAATACTTTGGCACTTGCAAAACGGTTGTTGATATCTTAGATCAGTCAAACGTGTTAATTATGCTTTGTGGATTAGAACCACAGCTGCTGACAAATGTTAGTGAGTACATTTATGACGTAACACTTGTTGACAAATCGGCTGTTCAGGAAAGAAATACAGTACCGCAGGATAGCTTTTCTTCAAATCAtcataatttgataaaagatattcaaaTGTGCATATTTATGTGTATTGAAGAAGCTATGTCAAGTGCAAAAAATGTTCACACACCTGTGTATATTGCCGATATTTACGTTTCGCATTCAACAGATTTGCTAAGGTATTGTGAGTATGTTGTTTCGAAGTATGTTCTATCGATAGATTTAGATAGGTTTTGGTGCTTCATGAAAAAAACTGATAACGAAACAGTTTACCTTGCCGTGAAACATCTTGGAAAATGTGATCAATTGAAGGCAATAAAATCCAGCATTAGTGATGACAGGATTAATAATGAAATCACAAAaatacttgatacaaatgttttcACGCTTGAAACTGTCAGTTTCTTAGAAACAGACAAGAAAATCATAACACATCTTGTTTCGATATTACCGAAAATGCAACAATTAACTTCGCTTCAGATGAAAGGGACTATTTCCGACCGTATTCCACATGATGTTTGTTCGTCGTTGTGTACATACCTGAATCAGAATACAAGTCTTAATCATATAGCGTTTAATATTTATAGTGAGAAATTCTGTATGGTCAGTTGTAACATTGACAATCTAGAAACGTGTACGCTTAGTATTGAAAACGTTGACATGATGAAACAAATGTGTAACTGTCTATGTGAAGCAGATAAATTAAAACATCTTGAGCTGTATGCCGGTTTTTTTATGAGGTCTTATAAAACTGTTACTAAAAATCTTACCAGACTGCTGCCGTCATTAGTCAGTCTCAGTTCTCTAACGTTATGGGACTTTTCTTTTACTGACAATATTATAGCACGTCCGTGTGATATAAAGAATCTGAAAGAAATAACACTTCAAGAAGTAACACTGAGTCTGCCCACGTGGTGCAAGTTTATAGACAGTCTTCCTGCACTGCCACAAGTAGCAACGGTAGAAACATTTGACATGGATATTAGAGATGGGACAATACTTGAAATTAGAATTTGTGATATTGAACAGAAAGCAGCTGCACGCCAGTATGTTAGAGAGAAAACAAATTTATTCCGCGTGACACGTGATGATACCTTTGGTTTTTGTTTTACTACAAAGAAAGTGCGACTCTGA